In one window of Episyrphus balteatus chromosome 3, idEpiBalt1.1, whole genome shotgun sequence DNA:
- the LOC129913127 gene encoding putative epidermal cell surface receptor isoform X4, with product MSVVFNHEDSFTEKDLPGEMESEFNTTVMPMMTTSEMSLNMTANSTIDSETSTTESELETDNNFTEIIQDGTKQKDQITTTDSSNDEEQTTLTNNLEESPNNFPIIQPDIENTFDHTIAIDEESTESSTNTMAEEVTVLASQNSSTKPTTPVGISIHQEAPENVTSSTIGNVSLINGLDVTSTTEKLSEISSSLNEKEDMKNNSFNKSEVEGEKSLILDVSKGRSMNLSSEDRNETFSEGRSAKTDFEPKAPTASYDDERTNNDDEFNSFDNQNVHLNFVTTEKNEEGRNYENLHSNGFMDLSDVSMDTEDIDFNGHRGQIDNDEDHLALERQEDYDIGKPDDFEDNERKQNLKTPNDHEDQEIKVKNDSEKAADLTNRECVENGKKYKNGETMDRECNERCSCNRGEWICKPRCSGMLFKRGQAFEKPNCHEIPFEDDECCATMECTETTTTMPTSTNDSNIIKPEVISTPIECHFNGGIYKFRERLEIGCDEICHCDEGGKMNCRPRCSERNHTRLEKCVLVKDPKDICCQLELCDVTLDDHEQTPSPTTSQLGNENSITPNEDAQLSDLCVAKGISYKVGQQFHDGCDALCICTKEGIHCAKLDCPSSFGLDVLDPHCLRWEPEPASFRAIAPKCCPERMRCVDNGTCEFKGHTFDNWSQIPSNITGCEQHCYCENGKVECRPACPPVLALPPNDLPCPTYMARLLPIPEDECCKHWACAPAPETGIVSPPISNEHHTSIANNNVSSSSLDVESNEKNLNSAQPFYPTLDGKLHNEENLTKPKIHQEKISRKPNEVLQQNNDIKYGNQNGGISTQYENPYVYNKKLGPQHDGSGYFNPYQPKDIHDRPRGEADIYDIVEENKVHRKNHSSSKPVLQQFHINDPNKISYNQYPGYASPVSGLEQMTGGEAPVLVYDGENYAFSGYPDLFSLAGVITQQGHRTQTGHSLNNLQSDLQVITLEAIDPRKVRIVFTVPEAYVNLHGRVELRYTNRNINDTSAWESQVFAPPEDLIATSQLEFDLPNLEPNSMYKVKIKLILKDLNSQPTSQVYTVHTPPERSITPPPPISDYRPDFQDILKNVEDPELIASNTNSTWVQLSWKTLTNEVLEYVDGVELRYKELTGSVYDATPLIHRTITSYKIENLKPDTGYEFGLYYVPYPGHGAEIRAGNMIKIRTAPEIDIFAFNVNVNVTKVKSTSVEVSWNGVPEPEDKYVNIYRAVYRSDSGKEDSSVFKIHKHDSETGTLIMDLKSGTKYLLWLEMYLTNGQIKKTNIVNFVTKPGGPTSPAKTGKLLTASVGEQPVGDYYGPLVVVSVIAALAIMSNLVLLLILSRRRVHQTATITPPRKCEAAYDNPSYKVEIQQETMNL from the exons ATGTCAGTCGTTTTTAACCACGAAGACAGCTTTACTGAGAAAGACTTGCCAGGTGAAATGGAAAGTGAATTCAATACTACAGTAATGCCAATGATGACAACGAGTGAAATGAGTTTGAATATGACAGCAAATTCAACCATAGACTCGGAGACATCTACTACGGAATCCGAGTTAGAAACAGATAATAATTTTACTGAGATCATTCAAGATGGCACAAAACAGAAAGATCAGATAACAACGACGGATTCTAGTAATGACGAAGAACAAACAACATTAACTAATAATCTGGAGGAGTCACCAAATAATTTTCCAATCATCCAACCTGACATCGAAAACACTTTCGACCATACAATTGCCATTGATGAAGAATCTACTGAATCATCCACAAATACAATGGCTGAAGAAGTGACTGTACTAGCTTCACAAAACAGCAGCACGAAACCAACAACGCCAGTTGGAATTTCAATCCATCAAGAAGCCCCGGAAAATGTTACAAGCTCAACAATTGGAAATGTATCCTTAATTAACGGTTTAGATGTTACAAGCACAACAGAAAAATTATCTGAGATCTCGTCTTCATTGAACGAAAAAGAGGACATGAAAAATAACTCTTTTAATAAAAGCGAAGTAGAAGGAGAAAAAAGTCTTATCCTAGATGTCTCCAAAGGACGATCAATGAACTTATCATCGGAGGATCGCAATgaaactttttcagaaggtcgtTCTGCTAAAACTGATTTTGAACCAAAAGCTCCAACCGCATCCTATGATGATGAGCGAACAAATAATGATGATGAATTTAACAGTTTTGATAACCAAAAtgtacatttgaattttgtgacaacagaaaaaaatgagGAGGGAAGAAATTATGAGAATTTACATTCCAATGGATTCATGGACTTGAGCGATGTCAGTATGGACACAGAAGACATAGATTTCAATGGACACAGGGGCCAAATAGACAATGATGAAGATCATTTGGCACTAGAACGACAGGAAGATTATGACATTGGAAAGCCCGATGATTTCGAGGATAATGAAAGAAAACAGAACTTAAAGACACCTAATGATCACGAAGATCaagaaattaaagtaaaaaatgatAGTGAAAAGGCTGCCGATTTGACTAATAGGGAATGTGTGGAgaatggaaaaaaatacaaG aatgGAGAAACAATGGATCGCGAATGTAATGAACGGTGCTCTTGCAATCGCGGTGAATGGATTTGTAAGCCTAGATGCTCTGGAATGTTGTTCAAACGTGGACAAGCATTCGAAAAACCCAATTGTCATGAGATTCCATTTGAAGATGACGAGTGCTGTGCTACAATGGAATGTactgaaacaacaacaacaatgccaaCTTCAACGAATG attcCAATATAATCAAACCTGAGGTGATATCAACGCCAATTGAATGCCATTTCAACGGAGGTATTTATAAATTTCGTGAGCGTCTAGAAATTGGTTGTGACGAAATTTGTCACTGCGACGAAGGTGGTAAAATGAACTGCCGTCCTAGATGTTCAGAACGCAATCATACCCGTTTAGAAAAATGTGTTCTAGTTAAGGATCCAAAAGATATATGTTGTCAGCTTGAATTGTGCGATGTTACGTTAGATGATCATGAACAAACTCCATCGCCTACAACATCGCAACTtggaaatgaaaattctatAACACCAAATGAAGATGCACAGCTTTCGGACTTATGTGTAGCAAAAGGCATAAGCTACAAGGTAGGACAACAGTTCCATGATGGGTGTGATGCTCTTTGCATATGCACAAAAGAAGGCATTCACTGTGCCAAACTCGACTGTCCATCAAGCTTTGGTTTGGATGTTCTCGATCCTCATTGTTTACGTTGGGAACCAGAGCCAGCTTCGTTCAGAGCAATTGCTCCAAAATGCTGTCCAGAACGAATGCGATGCGTAGACAATGGTACATGTGAGTTTAAAGGTCATACATTTGATAATTGGTCTCAAATTCCCTCAAATATAACAG GTTGTGAGCAACATTGTTATTGTGAAAATGGAAAGGTTGAATGTCGCCCAGCTTGTCCACCAGTTTTGGCGTTACCACCAAACGACTTGCCTTGTCCTACATATATGGCAAGATTGCTTCCAATACCTGAGGATGAATGTTGTAAGCATTGGGCATGTGCTCCAGCTCCTGAAACTGGAATAGTATCTCCGCCTATTTCTAAtg AACATCATACTTCAATAGCAAATAATAACGTGTCATCGAGTTCATTAGATGTGGAAAGtaatgaaaaaaacttaaattcagCTCAACCATTTTACCCAACTTTAGATGGAAAATTACATAACGAAGAAAATTTGACAAAGCCAAAAATTCaccaagaaaaaatttcaaggaAGCCCAACGAGGTGCTGCAACAAAATAATGACATTAAATATGGTAACCAAAATGGTGGAATTTCTACACAATATGAAAACCCTTATGTATATAATAAAAAACTTGGCCCTCAACATGATGGTTCGGGATATTTTAATCCGTATCAACCAAAAGACATTCATGATAGACCACGAGGTGAAGCTGATATCTATGATATTGTTGAGGAAAACAAAGTTCATCGTAAGAATCATAGTTCATCCAAACCAGTTTTACAACAATTCCATATAAACGACCCAAATAAAATAAGCTATAACCAATATCCAGGCTATGCTTCTCCGGTTTCTGGTCTTGAGCAGATGACAGGAGGCGAAGCACCAGTTTTAGTTTATGATGGAGAAAATTATGCTTTTTCCGGATATCCAGATCTATTTTCGTTAGCAGGAGTAATCACTCAACAAGGACATAGAACTCAAACAG gcCATTCTTTAAATAATCTTCAATCCGATCTGCAAGTTATCACCTTAGAAGCCATAGATCCTCGAAAAGTTCGCATTGTTTTTACTGTACCAGAAGCATATGTTAATTTACATGGAAGAGTTGAATTACGCTATACAAATCGCAATATCAACGATACATCAGCTTGGGAATCTCAAGTCTTTGCACCTCCAGAAGATCTCATAGCAACATCACAATTAGAATTTGACTTACCCAATCTTGAGCCAAACTCAATGTACAAAGTCAAGATAAAACTAATTCTAAAGGATTTGAATTCACAGCCAACTAGCCAAGTGTACACAGTTCATACTCCACCAGAGCGTTCCATTACACCACCTCCACCAATCTCAGATTATAGACCAGATTTTCaagatatcttaaaaaatgttGAAGACCCCGAATTAATTGCTAGTAATACTAATTCAACTTGGGTTCAATTGAGTTGGAAAACACTTACAAATGAAGTTTTGGAATATGTGGACGGTGTGGAATTGAGATACAAGGAATTGACAGGAAGTGTTTATGATGCAACACCATTAATACATAGGACAATTACATCATACAAAATTGAGAATCTTAAACCAGATACAGGATATGAATTCGGTTTATATTATGTTCCATATCCGGGACATGGAGCTGAAATTAGAGCTGGCAATATGATCAAAATACGCACTGCACCTGAGATTGATATCTTCGCATTTAATGTGAATGTTAATGTGACTAAAGTTAAATCAACTTCGGTTGAAGTATCTTGGAATGGTGTACCTGAGCCAGAGGATAAATATGTTAACATTTATAGAGCAGTATACCGGAGTGATTCCGGCAAAGAAGATTCCAGTGTGTTTAAGATTCATAAACATGATTCCGAAACAGGAACATTGATAATGGATCTAAAGTCAGGTACGAAATACCTTCTCTGGCTTGAAATGTATCTCACAAATGGACAAATCAAAAAGACCAATAttgttaattttgtaacaaaaccAGGAGGTCCTACTTCTCCAGCCAAAACTG GTAAGCTTTTGACAGCTAGTGTTGGAGAGCAACCAGTAGGTGATTATTATGGACCACTTGTAGTTGTTTCGGTGATAGCTGCCCTTGCTATTATGTCAAATCTAGTCCTACTTTTAATACTCTCGAGAAGAAGGGTTCATCAAACTGCAACCATTACACCGCCAAGAAAATGTGAGGCTGCCTATGACAATCCATCTTATAAAGTTGAAATTCAGCAAGAAACAATGA ATCTGTAG
- the LOC129913127 gene encoding putative epidermal cell surface receptor isoform X5 yields the protein MYLSKRRKCDFKLIVFGLLLLTFVAADDEAEQSHSTTTLPVLTDLENGTTISVDTSTITEESTTNPNISSNFTGNGNNSIEIPLSVIPINSEKKTVTENANISSSTESVQEKNLTESNMSVVFNHEDSFTEKDLPGEMESEFNTTVMPMMTTSEMSLNMTANSTIDSETSTTESELETDNNFTEIIQDGTKQKDQITTTDSSNDEEQTTLTNNLEESPNNFPIIQPDIENTFDHTIAIDEESTESSTNTMAEEVTVLASQNSSTKPTTPVGISIHQEAPENVTSSTIGNVSLINGLDVTSTTEKLSEISSSLNEKEDMKNNSFNKSEVEGEKSLILDVSKGRSMNLSSEDRNETFSEGRSAKTDFEPKAPTASYDDERTNNDDEFNSFDNQNVHLNFVTTEKNEEGRNYENLHSNGFMDLSDVSMDTEDIDFNGHRGQIDNDEDHLALERQEDYDIGKPDDFEDNERKQNLKTPNDHEDQEIKVKNDSEKAADLTNRECVENGKKYKNGETMDRECNERCSCNRGEWICKPRCSGMLFKRGQAFEKPNCHEIPFEDDECCATMECTETTTTMPTSTNDSNIIKPEVISTPIECHFNGGIYKFRERLEIGCDEICHCDEGGKMNCRPRCSERNHTRLEKCVLVKDPKDICCQLELCDVTLDDHEQTPSPTTSQLGNENSITPNEDAQLSDLCVAKGISYKVGQQFHDGCDALCICTKEGIHCAKLDCPSSFGLDVLDPHCLRWEPEPASFRAIAPKCCPERMRCVDNGTCEFKGHTFDNWSQIPSNITGCEQHCYCENGKVECRPACPPVLALPPNDLPCPTYMARLLPIPEDECCKHWACAPAPETGIVSPPISNGHSLNNLQSDLQVITLEAIDPRKVRIVFTVPEAYVNLHGRVELRYTNRNINDTSAWESQVFAPPEDLIATSQLEFDLPNLEPNSMYKVKIKLILKDLNSQPTSQVYTVHTPPERSITPPPPISDYRPDFQDILKNVEDPELIASNTNSTWVQLSWKTLTNEVLEYVDGVELRYKELTGSVYDATPLIHRTITSYKIENLKPDTGYEFGLYYVPYPGHGAEIRAGNMIKIRTAPEIDIFAFNVNVNVTKVKSTSVEVSWNGVPEPEDKYVNIYRAVYRSDSGKEDSSVFKIHKHDSETGTLIMDLKSGTKYLLWLEMYLTNGQIKKTNIVNFVTKPGGPTSPAKTGKLLTASVGEQPVGDYYGPLVVVSVIAALAIMSNLVLLLILSRRRVHQTATITPPRKCEAAYDNPSYKVEIQQETMNL from the exons GTACAACGATATCAGTGGATACGAGCACAATAACAGAAGAATCAACAACAAATCCCAACATTTCTAGTAATTTTACAGGAAATGGGAATAATTCTATTGAGATTCCACTTTCTGTCATTCcaattaattctgaaaagaaaACAGTTACAGAGAATGCAAACATATCATCTTCTACAGAATCAgttcaagaaaaaaacttaacagAAAGCAATATGTCAGTCGTTTTTAACCACGAAGACAGCTTTACTGAGAAAGACTTGCCAGGTGAAATGGAAAGTGAATTCAATACTACAGTAATGCCAATGATGACAACGAGTGAAATGAGTTTGAATATGACAGCAAATTCAACCATAGACTCGGAGACATCTACTACGGAATCCGAGTTAGAAACAGATAATAATTTTACTGAGATCATTCAAGATGGCACAAAACAGAAAGATCAGATAACAACGACGGATTCTAGTAATGACGAAGAACAAACAACATTAACTAATAATCTGGAGGAGTCACCAAATAATTTTCCAATCATCCAACCTGACATCGAAAACACTTTCGACCATACAATTGCCATTGATGAAGAATCTACTGAATCATCCACAAATACAATGGCTGAAGAAGTGACTGTACTAGCTTCACAAAACAGCAGCACGAAACCAACAACGCCAGTTGGAATTTCAATCCATCAAGAAGCCCCGGAAAATGTTACAAGCTCAACAATTGGAAATGTATCCTTAATTAACGGTTTAGATGTTACAAGCACAACAGAAAAATTATCTGAGATCTCGTCTTCATTGAACGAAAAAGAGGACATGAAAAATAACTCTTTTAATAAAAGCGAAGTAGAAGGAGAAAAAAGTCTTATCCTAGATGTCTCCAAAGGACGATCAATGAACTTATCATCGGAGGATCGCAATgaaactttttcagaaggtcgtTCTGCTAAAACTGATTTTGAACCAAAAGCTCCAACCGCATCCTATGATGATGAGCGAACAAATAATGATGATGAATTTAACAGTTTTGATAACCAAAAtgtacatttgaattttgtgacaacagaaaaaaatgagGAGGGAAGAAATTATGAGAATTTACATTCCAATGGATTCATGGACTTGAGCGATGTCAGTATGGACACAGAAGACATAGATTTCAATGGACACAGGGGCCAAATAGACAATGATGAAGATCATTTGGCACTAGAACGACAGGAAGATTATGACATTGGAAAGCCCGATGATTTCGAGGATAATGAAAGAAAACAGAACTTAAAGACACCTAATGATCACGAAGATCaagaaattaaagtaaaaaatgatAGTGAAAAGGCTGCCGATTTGACTAATAGGGAATGTGTGGAgaatggaaaaaaatacaaG aatgGAGAAACAATGGATCGCGAATGTAATGAACGGTGCTCTTGCAATCGCGGTGAATGGATTTGTAAGCCTAGATGCTCTGGAATGTTGTTCAAACGTGGACAAGCATTCGAAAAACCCAATTGTCATGAGATTCCATTTGAAGATGACGAGTGCTGTGCTACAATGGAATGTactgaaacaacaacaacaatgccaaCTTCAACGAATG attcCAATATAATCAAACCTGAGGTGATATCAACGCCAATTGAATGCCATTTCAACGGAGGTATTTATAAATTTCGTGAGCGTCTAGAAATTGGTTGTGACGAAATTTGTCACTGCGACGAAGGTGGTAAAATGAACTGCCGTCCTAGATGTTCAGAACGCAATCATACCCGTTTAGAAAAATGTGTTCTAGTTAAGGATCCAAAAGATATATGTTGTCAGCTTGAATTGTGCGATGTTACGTTAGATGATCATGAACAAACTCCATCGCCTACAACATCGCAACTtggaaatgaaaattctatAACACCAAATGAAGATGCACAGCTTTCGGACTTATGTGTAGCAAAAGGCATAAGCTACAAGGTAGGACAACAGTTCCATGATGGGTGTGATGCTCTTTGCATATGCACAAAAGAAGGCATTCACTGTGCCAAACTCGACTGTCCATCAAGCTTTGGTTTGGATGTTCTCGATCCTCATTGTTTACGTTGGGAACCAGAGCCAGCTTCGTTCAGAGCAATTGCTCCAAAATGCTGTCCAGAACGAATGCGATGCGTAGACAATGGTACATGTGAGTTTAAAGGTCATACATTTGATAATTGGTCTCAAATTCCCTCAAATATAACAG GTTGTGAGCAACATTGTTATTGTGAAAATGGAAAGGTTGAATGTCGCCCAGCTTGTCCACCAGTTTTGGCGTTACCACCAAACGACTTGCCTTGTCCTACATATATGGCAAGATTGCTTCCAATACCTGAGGATGAATGTTGTAAGCATTGGGCATGTGCTCCAGCTCCTGAAACTGGAATAGTATCTCCGCCTATTTCTAAtg gcCATTCTTTAAATAATCTTCAATCCGATCTGCAAGTTATCACCTTAGAAGCCATAGATCCTCGAAAAGTTCGCATTGTTTTTACTGTACCAGAAGCATATGTTAATTTACATGGAAGAGTTGAATTACGCTATACAAATCGCAATATCAACGATACATCAGCTTGGGAATCTCAAGTCTTTGCACCTCCAGAAGATCTCATAGCAACATCACAATTAGAATTTGACTTACCCAATCTTGAGCCAAACTCAATGTACAAAGTCAAGATAAAACTAATTCTAAAGGATTTGAATTCACAGCCAACTAGCCAAGTGTACACAGTTCATACTCCACCAGAGCGTTCCATTACACCACCTCCACCAATCTCAGATTATAGACCAGATTTTCaagatatcttaaaaaatgttGAAGACCCCGAATTAATTGCTAGTAATACTAATTCAACTTGGGTTCAATTGAGTTGGAAAACACTTACAAATGAAGTTTTGGAATATGTGGACGGTGTGGAATTGAGATACAAGGAATTGACAGGAAGTGTTTATGATGCAACACCATTAATACATAGGACAATTACATCATACAAAATTGAGAATCTTAAACCAGATACAGGATATGAATTCGGTTTATATTATGTTCCATATCCGGGACATGGAGCTGAAATTAGAGCTGGCAATATGATCAAAATACGCACTGCACCTGAGATTGATATCTTCGCATTTAATGTGAATGTTAATGTGACTAAAGTTAAATCAACTTCGGTTGAAGTATCTTGGAATGGTGTACCTGAGCCAGAGGATAAATATGTTAACATTTATAGAGCAGTATACCGGAGTGATTCCGGCAAAGAAGATTCCAGTGTGTTTAAGATTCATAAACATGATTCCGAAACAGGAACATTGATAATGGATCTAAAGTCAGGTACGAAATACCTTCTCTGGCTTGAAATGTATCTCACAAATGGACAAATCAAAAAGACCAATAttgttaattttgtaacaaaaccAGGAGGTCCTACTTCTCCAGCCAAAACTG GTAAGCTTTTGACAGCTAGTGTTGGAGAGCAACCAGTAGGTGATTATTATGGACCACTTGTAGTTGTTTCGGTGATAGCTGCCCTTGCTATTATGTCAAATCTAGTCCTACTTTTAATACTCTCGAGAAGAAGGGTTCATCAAACTGCAACCATTACACCGCCAAGAAAATGTGAGGCTGCCTATGACAATCCATCTTATAAAGTTGAAATTCAGCAAGAAACAATGA ATCTGTAG